Proteins from a genomic interval of Stenotrophomonas sp. 24(2023):
- a CDS encoding NAD(P)H-dependent oxidoreductase — protein sequence MKLLHLDASVLGENSVSRQLSAAIVANLVETGQNVDVSYRDLDHNPIPHLRSTSLAQADAAEATDAEAVMQQFLAADVVVIGAPMYNFSIPSTLKAWIDRVAVAGRTFKYTENGPVGLAGGKRVIIASSRGGIYTDSPADFQEPFLRQVFGFMGINNVEFVRAEGLAYSPKHREDAITGALASLPSAALAVAA from the coding sequence ATGAAGCTCCTGCACCTCGACGCCAGCGTTCTTGGCGAAAATTCGGTTTCCCGCCAGCTGTCGGCGGCCATCGTCGCAAATCTGGTTGAGACCGGCCAGAACGTCGATGTCAGCTACCGCGACCTGGACCACAACCCGATTCCGCACCTGCGCAGCACCTCGCTGGCCCAGGCCGACGCGGCCGAAGCCACCGACGCTGAAGCCGTGATGCAGCAGTTCCTGGCGGCGGATGTCGTGGTCATCGGCGCGCCGATGTACAACTTCAGCATTCCCTCCACGCTCAAGGCCTGGATCGACCGCGTCGCCGTGGCCGGCCGCACCTTCAAGTACACCGAGAACGGCCCGGTGGGCCTGGCCGGCGGCAAGCGCGTGATCATCGCCAGCTCGCGTGGTGGCATCTACACCGATTCGCCGGCGGACTTCCAGGAACCCTTCCTGCGCCAGGTGTTCGGCTTCATGGGCATCAACAACGTCGAATTCGTGCGCGCTGAAGGCCTGGCCTATTCGCCCAAGCACCGCGAAGACGCGATCA